One window of the Populus trichocarpa isolate Nisqually-1 chromosome 9, P.trichocarpa_v4.1, whole genome shotgun sequence genome contains the following:
- the LOC7489276 gene encoding protein SOSEKI 5: MAAAVSSRGGRNTVVVQIPRKWNEDREATPERARAFWSESRKLSRKAPVVYYLSRNGQLDHPHFMEVPLSSNDGLYLSDVINQLDLLRGKGMASLYSWSSKRSFKNGFVWHDLTENDFIHPAHGHEYILKGSEILDHSNQQLFLETKPQETSQSSASQASEFPVITRRRNQSLSSINLNEYKVYKAESFSESARKLAADASTQTDDSRRRRRHVKPEIKKMKEEKKISQEREANRDEIMEISPPPSDSSPETLESLMKADGRLILGGHNEGSGMDLNQTAKNCGKMKASTVLMQLISCSSSISFRDCGATPGKEPGLPLIAGHYKGRLPCGGGNREATSREIYNFSRVKLEEKEYFSGSLIETKKEEVPALNLKRSSSCSAARSSHLQLAEKEIEGVRTKCMPRKSRAMVTRRESSVNVVVDNDNKNNNVDSSQVG; encoded by the exons ATGGCCGCTGCAGTCAGTTCAAGAGGTGGGAGAAACACCGTAGTAGTCCAGATTCCAAGGAAATGGAATGAAGACAGAGAAGCCACTCCGGAGAGAGCCAGAGCATTCTGGAGTGAATCCCGTAAGCTGTCCAGAAAGGCCCCTGTAGTCTACTATCTGTCCAGAAATGGTCAGCTTGACCATCCCCATTTCATGGAGGTCCCTCTCTCTTCCAATGACGGCCTCTACCTTTCAG ATGTAATCAACCAGTTAGACCTCCTTCGAGGCAAAGGCATGGCTAGCCTCTACTCCTGGTCCTCTAAACG GAGCTTCAAAAACGGCTTCGTTTGGCATGACTTGACCGAGAACGATTTCATTCACCCGGCTCACGGTCACGAGTACATTCTCAAAGGATCAGAGATTCTCGATCATTCTAACCAACAGCTCTTCCTCGAGACGAAACCTCAAGAAACCAGCCAGTCATCAGCCAGTCAAGCCTCGGAGTTTCCAGTTATCACGAGGCGTAGGAACCAATCCTTGAGCTCTATCAATCTTAATGAGTACAAGGTTTACAAGGCCGAGTCGTTCTCCGAGTCTGCTCGGAAACTCGCTGCTGACGCGTCGACTCAGACTGATGATAGCAGGAGAAGAAGGAGACACGTCAAACCGGAAATCAAGAAGAtgaaggaggagaaaaaaattagtcaGGAACGGGAGGCGAACAGGGACGAGATTATGGAGATTTCACCCCCACCGTCCGACTCGAGCCCAGAGACTCTGGAGTCTTTGATGAAGGCTGATGGACGGCTGATATTGGGTGGTCATAACGAAGGGAGTGGCATGGATTTGAATCAAACGGCGAAGAACTGTGGGAAGATGAAAGCGTCTACGGTTCTGATGCAGTTGATATCGTGCAGTTCTTCGATCTCGTTTAGGGACTGTGGGGCGACGCCAGGGAAGGAGCCAGGCTTGCCGTTGATTGCTGGGCATTACAAGGGGAGGTTGCCATGTGGAGGAGGGAACCGTGAGGCAACATCGAgggaaatttataatttttcgaGGGTAAAATTGGAAGAGAAGGAGTATTTTAGTGGGAGCTTGATTGAGACAAAGAAGGAGGAGGTGCCTGCTTTGAATTTGAAGAGGTCCAGTTCCTGCAGTGCAGCTAG GAGCTCGCATCTGCAATTAGCAGAAAAGGAGATTGAAGGAGTGCGCACCAAATGCATGCCAAGGAAGTCGAGAGCAATGGTAACCAGAAGAGAAAGTAGCGTTAACGTCGTTGTtgacaatgataataaaaataataatgttgacAGTAGTCAAGTAGGGTAG